One Phoenix dactylifera cultivar Barhee BC4 chromosome 14, palm_55x_up_171113_PBpolish2nd_filt_p, whole genome shotgun sequence DNA window includes the following coding sequences:
- the LOC103703032 gene encoding galactolipase DONGLE, chloroplastic-like — protein MASSILIPKPPLISHKSRTHGRKPVSASLAATSAVAARPLTSVATPTTTLKTTAATAVGAKPPLASVWREIQGSDDWEDLVEPLNPLLRQEIVRYGEFVAACYKAFDLDPSSKRYLNCKYGKRSMLREVGMESSGYEVTKYVYATPDIDIPTQGGTCRSRWVGYVAVSKDEEVRRLGRRDILVSFRGTVTNTEWIANLKCSLTPARLDPHEPRPDVKVESGFLSLYTSDESSCKFSSGSCREQLLSEVSRIINKYKDEELSITLAGHSMGSSLALLLGYDLAELGLNRDGSNRDVPITVYSFAGPRVGNSGFKERCEELGVKVLRVVNVNDPVTKLPGVFLNENSQVLAGRYKLPWSCSCYAHVGVELALDFFKMKNPACVHDIDAYIGLLKCPKMAAQVKMDGANLLDQAKEFLNLQKIDAWRWQDVAWHVGDLVQSLGII, from the coding sequence ATGGCGTCGAGCATCTTGATACCGAAGCCGCCCCTCATTTCGCATAAAAGTCGCACTCACGGCCGGAAGCCGGTGAGTGCCTCATTGGCCGCGACATCCGCTGTCGCAGCCCGGCCATTGACGTCAGTCGCCACCCCCACGACAACACTTAAAACCACCGCCGCCACGGCGGTCGGCGCGAAGCCCCCTCTCGCTAGCGTGTGGAGGGAGATTCAGGGCTCCGACGACTGGGAGGACCTCGTCGAGCCGCTGAACCCCCTCCTCCGCCAGGAGATCGTGCGGTACGGGGAGTTCGTCGCCGCCTGCTACAAGGCCTTCGACCTCGACCCGAGCTCGAAGCGATACTTGAATTGCAAGTATGGGAAGAGGAGCATGCTCCGGGAGGTTGGGATGGAGAGCTCGGGCTATGAGGTCACAAAGTACGTCTACGCGACGCCCGACATCGATATCCCGACGCAGGGTGGCACGTGCCGCAGCCGGTGGGTTGGGTACGTCGCCGTCTCGAAGGATGAGGAGGTGCGGAGGCTCGGGAGGAGGGACATCCTGGTGTCCTTCCGGGGGACCGTCACCAACACGGAGTGGATCGCCAACTTGAAATGCTCGCTCACTCCGGCAAGATTGGACCCCCACGAGCCCCGCCCCGACGTGAAGGTCGAATCCGGCTTCCTCAGCCTCTACACATCAGATGAAAGCAGCTGCAAGTTCAGCAGTGGCAGCTGCAGAGAGCAGCTGCTATCCGAGGTCTCTCGGATCATCAACAAGTACAAAGATGAGGAGCTCAGCATCACATTGGCTGGACACAGCATGGGAAGCTCTCTAGCTCTTCTACTTGGCTACGACCTCGCCGAGCTTGGATTGAATAGAGATGGATCGAACCGAGACGTGCCCATCACGGTGTACTCGTTTGCCGGCCCTCGGGTCGGCAATTCGGGCTTCAAGGAGAGGTGCGAAGAGCTCGGGGTGAAGGTATTGAGGGTGGTTAACGTCAACGATCCCGTCACGAAGCTGCCCGGGGTCTTTCTCAATGAGAACTCCCAGGTCCTCGCGGGGAGATATAAGCTCCCATGGAGCTGCTCGTGCTATGCTCATGTGGGAGTCGAACTGGCTCTGGACTTCTTTAAGATGAAGAACCCTGCATGCGTTCATGACATCGATGCTTATATCGGGCTGTTGAAGTGCCCGAAGATGGCAGCGCAAGTTAAGATGGATGGGGCAAATCTTCTCGACCAGGCGAAAGAGTTTTTAAACTTGCAGAAGATCGATGCATGGCGATGGCAAGATGTCGCATGGCACGTTGGTGACTTGGTGCAATCTCTGGGAATAATATGA
- the LOC120113149 gene encoding phosphatidylinositol transfer protein 3-like, which translates to MPLRKSRSSAVEKALSPEEQQAKINEVRRMIGPSSEALPDFCSDASISRYLWSRNWNAEKASKMLKETVKWRLKYKPEAIRWEDVAHEAATGKIYRADYFDKYGRSVLVMRPGFQVGGKYKRKL; encoded by the exons ATGCCTTTGAGAAAATCAAGATCGAGTGCTGTTGAGAAAGCCTTGTCTCCTGAAGAACAGCAAGCAAAG ATAAATGAAGTTCGAAGGATGATTGGTCCATCGTCGGAAGCACTGCCAGACTTCTGTTCAGATGCTTCAATATCAAGGTACCTCTGGTCAAGAAACTGGAATGCAGAAAAGGCAAGTAAAATGCTGAAAGAGACTGTGAAATGGAGATTGAAATACAAGCCAGAAGCCATTCGCTGG GAAGATGTTGCCCATGAAGCTGCTACTGGAAAGATTTACCGGGCTGATTACTTTGACAaatatggaagatctgttcttgTTATGAGGCCTGGATTTCAGGTGGGAGGGAAATATAAGAGAAAATTGTGA